In Populus nigra chromosome 1, ddPopNigr1.1, whole genome shotgun sequence, one genomic interval encodes:
- the LOC133693105 gene encoding gibberellin 3-beta-dioxygenase 1-like, giving the protein MPSRSLLADAFRAHPVHVHQKHIDFASLQEIPDSHKWTQIDDEQHPLVDPLITESVPVIDLSDPHVLQNIGHACKTWGVIQVTNHGIPTSLLENIESASRSLFSLPIQQKLKAARSPDGVSGYGVARISSFFSKLMWSEGFTIVGSPLEHFRQLWSQDYTKFCDIIEEYKKEMQKLARRLTWLMLGSLGITKKDLKWAGSTGESKKGSAALQLNYYPACPDPDQAMGLAAHTDSTLLTILYQSNTSGLQVLKEGIGWITVPPIPGGLVVNVGDLLHILSNGLYPSVLHRAVVNRTKHRLSIAFLYGPPSSVEISPLQKLVGPNHPPLYRPVTWNEYLGTKAKYFNKALSSVRICAPLNGLADVNDHNRVRVG; this is encoded by the exons ATGCCTTCAAGATCGTTATTAGCAGACGCTTTTAGAGCCCACCCTGTCCATGTACACCAAAAGCACATTGACTTTGCCTCTCTTCAAGAAATACCTGACTCGCACAAATGGACTCAGATCGATGATGAACAGCACCCTTTAGTTGACCCCTTAATCACTGAATCCGTACCCGTTATCGATCTGTCAGACCCTCATGTCCTTCAAAATATAGGCCATGCATGCAAAACTTGGGGTGTGATTCAAGTCACAAACCATGGCATCCCTACCAGCCTTCTTGAGAACATTGAGAGTGCTAGTAGGAGCCTTTTCTCTTTACCTATCCAACAAAAACTCAAAGCAGCTAGATCACCCGATGGGGTTTCAGGCTACGGTGTCGCTAggatttcttcatttttctccaAGCTCATGTGGTCAGAGGGATTCACCATAGTTGGCTCTCCTCTTGAGCATTTTCGCCAACTTTGGTCTCAAGATTACACCAAATTCTG TGATATAATTGAAGAATATAAGAAAGAAATGCAAAAGCTAGCAAGGAGGTTGACATGGTTAATGCTGGGCTCATTAGGAATAACAAAGAAAGATCTCAAATGGGCTGGCTCAACAGGTGAATCAAAAAAGGGTAGTGCAGCCCTCCAACTGAATTACTACCCGGCTTGCCCGGATCCAGATCAGGCAATGGGTCTTGCCGCCCACACAGACTCCACCCTCCTCACCATTCTTTACCAGAGCAACACCAGTGGATTGCAGGTGCTAAAAGAGGGAATTGGGTGGATCACTGTCCCACCAATCCCCGGTGGGCTTGTTGTGAATGTAGGGGACCTACTCCACATCTTATCAAACGGGTTGTACCCGAGTGTGCTCCACCGAGCGGTGGTTAACCGGACCAAGCATAGATTATCCATTGCTTTCCTATATGGGCCACCATCAAGTGTTGAGATTTCTCCTTTACAAAAACTTGTAGGTCCTAATCATCCTCCCCTCTATCGGCCAGTCACTTGGAACGAATACCTTGGCACTAAAGCTAAGTATTTCAACAAAGCACTATCATCGGTTAGGATTTGTGCTCCTCTAAATGGTCTGGCTGATGTAAACGATCATAATAGGGTAAGAGTTGGTTag